One Setaria viridis chromosome 5, Setaria_viridis_v4.0, whole genome shotgun sequence genomic region harbors:
- the LOC117858421 gene encoding uncharacterized protein translates to MGKNQAVLYPAVSFAWCVRLVLRAFRPALLMPMELSDSCFAFLVWKALRTCSVDHHDDASEKLRDYYQDGEEPGGASSRCFIRLVRKASATCFAPSSPDAVAAIQELSDSCFAFLVWNALRTCSMDHHDDASEKLRDYHQDGEEPDGVSSLCFIRLVRKASATCFASSSPDAVVAIQELSDSCFAFLVWKALRTCSVDHHDDDEAFCS, encoded by the exons ATGGGGAAGAACCAGGCGGTGCTTTATCCCGCTGTTTCATTCGCCTGGTGCGTAAGGCTAGTGCTACGTGCTTTCCGCCCAGCTCTCCTGATGCCAATG GAGCTTTCAGATTCCTGCTTCGCTTTCTTGGTATGGAAAGCTTTGCGCACCTGTTCCGTGGATCATCATGACGACG CCTCGGAAAAGCTGAGGGACTACTACCAGGATGGGGAAGAACCAGGCGGCGCTTCATCCCGCTGTTTTATTCGCCTGGTGCGCAAGGCTAGTGCTACGTGCTTTGCGCCCAGCTCTCCTGATGCCGTTG CTGCAATTCAGGAGCTTTCAGATTCCTGCTTCGCTTTCTTGGTGTGGAATGCTTTGCGCACCTGTTCCATGGATCATCACGACGACG CCTCGGAAAAGCTGAGGGACTACCACCAAGATGGGGAAGAACCAGACGGCGTTTCATCCCTCTGCTTTATTCGTCTGGTGCGCAAGGCCAGTGCTACGTGCTTTGCGTCCAGCTCTCCTGATGCCGTTG TTGCAATTCAGGAGCTTTCAGATTCCTGCTTTGCTTTCCTTGTGTGGAAAGCTTTGCGCACCTGTTCCGTGGATCATCACGACGACGATGAAGCATTTTGCTCCTAA
- the LOC117856440 gene encoding mannan endo-1,4-beta-mannosidase 1, which produces MAHDKAEQQPTGDMVVLDSEKTGSGGHQGADARGDGFVRVQGYCFVLNGNPFFANGFNACWLMSFGADPAQRGKVTSALSQAAGAGLTVTRTWAFSDGGSNALQYSPGRYNETTFQGLDFVLSEARKHGIRMILSLVNSYDSFGGRKQYVQ; this is translated from the exons ATGGCGCACGACAAGGCGGAGCAGCAGCCAACAGGTGACATGGTGGTGCTGGACTCTGAAAAGACTGGGAGCGGTG GCCATCAAGGAGCAGATGCCAGGGGAGACGGGTTCGTGAGGGTCCAGGGCTACTGCTTTGTGCTCAACGGCAACCCGTTCTTCGCCAATGGGTTCAACGCCTGCTGGCTCATGTCCTTCGGCGCCGACCCCGCCCAGAGGGGCAAGGTCACCTCGGCGCTCAgccaggccgccggcgccggcctcaCCGTGACCAGGACGTGGGCGTTCAGCGACGGTGGCAGCAATGCCCTGCAGTACTCCCCCGGCCGCTACAACGAGACCACCTTCCAG GGGTTGGATTTCGTTCTATCTGAGGCTAGGAAGCATGGGATTAGGATGATACTGAGCCTTGTGAACAGCTACGACAGCTTTGGAGGGAGGAAGCAGTACGTGCAGTGA